The segment CCAGTTAGCTCTTGTCTTTCGATCCGGACGACACCGCGAGCCCTGCGCGTGCGTCTGATTGGATGCCGTACCGCGGGATGAGATAGCGCAGGCCTAGAGCCGTTTCATCCCCCCGATCGCTTGGGTCAGGAATCTCGGCGGCAGCGCCATCAGTAGCTCATCGTCGAGACACGCCACCATCGCGCCGTTCCGCGAAGCTTGGAATCAAAAGTAGAGGAACGGCGATTTTCGCCAGTGTCACTCCGGATCGCTCAGTACGCTTCAGACCCCGGCGCCGCAGCGGTTTTCTGAATTCCGGCCAGGCTCATCGAGGATACCGAGTGATACTCACCCTAATCCGGCGCGATATGCAGCGGGGTGCGTCCTTTTAGCTCGACGGACAAATCCGCCGCTCCTGAACTGTCCGCGACAAACCGATGCTCCGAGCCGTTGTGAATCGCGTAGCTCGCGCCTGGGCGCAGACGCTCGATACGAATCTGCCGCGTACCGGCCAAGGTTCCGGGATAGAGCACGAGTTCGAGATCGTCGCCGTTGCTGAACGCACGACCTACCAGCACCTCCGGATATTTCAGGCCAGTGAGAATCGGGCCGCGCAGGGAAGATTCCGGTGGTCCCTCGATCACGGCCTTGCGGAAATCGTCGCGGCGATGCAGGCGAGCCTTCACCGCGATAATGTTCGACAGGTTTGATCCCTTCGAATAACGGAACACTCCCCCTTCATCGGTACGCCCGCAATCCTGGTCGAGAGCGCGCTGCGCGGCATCGGCGGTTTCGTAGTCGCCGAACTCGCGCGCGGAATCCATTATGCTCGCGTACGCGCCCGCGAACCCGGGACGGTAGTTGCCGAAATCGAAGCCGCGCCCTGGCAGCATGATACGTTTGTGTCCTTCTGCATCCGGCTTGACTATGAACTTGAGCTCGTTGCGCGCGACAGCCCACATCCGCTGGGCCCGCTCCGGCGCGAAGCAGTTCTCGAAAATCGCGAATCCCGCCTCGCCCGCGGGAAACGGAAACCGAATCCCGGTCAGCTCCGAGCGCAAGCCGATGACGCTGCCGCTGTAATCGGTGAACTCAGTCTCCAGGCTTTTCACCCACTTATCGAGGGCGGATGCGACATACTTGGTTCCGAACAGGCGATCGTACACCGCCATCGAAGTCATCCCGAAGTGATTGCAGATCGGATAAACCCAGTTGGGCTCGCACGGGAACAGGCAGAACGGCGCGCCCAGGAAGTTACGCAGCACGGAATGCTCGAGGCTGTGGATGTCGTGCGGGAACGCGCGATGGCGGTTCAGCCGAAACGTCAGGCTGCCGGGCTCGGCGTAGCGGCGGTCGCCACTGTTCAGCAAGTACATGCCAACCTGCAGCCCGAACCATCCTGTGAGCATGATGTTGTCCTTGTCGGCGGGATCGGGATTGCTGAGATTCAGATGCCCCCACGCCGACTCATAGATCCAGTAGCTCCAGATTTTCTTCTGAAGATAGAGATCGATCAGATTGCGCTGCGCCTGGGTGAGATAGCCATGGAAGTTCGGCGCGTAGTGACACTGGAGCGAGGCGAGCGTGTAGCCGATGTTGTTGATCTGGTAACGCCATGCCGAGGTCTGGAATTGATCAACCTTGTCGTAGCCGTTCATCTCGCCGACCGGTTGCAGCGCGCGATCGAAGAGGTACCGCGCGGCAGCGAGATCTTCTGCGGAAAGCTCGCGTTCGTTCCGAGAGGGAACAGGAGCGGCGACTTCGATCGCTTCCGCGATCGCCCCTGGCAGCGCCTTCTTACGCATCTCGAAGCGCTGCAGCTCAGCCTGCTTGCGGGCGCCGGCCCGCTGATATGCGTAGATCGCCATCGCCGCTACGATGGCGGGAACCAAAAACAGCGCGGGCACCCAGATCGCATCACCGGTCATCGCACCGGCCAGTATCGCGCTGCCTAGCCATACGATGATCGGAGCTATCACCATCCCGGCGCCGAACCACGCGAACACTGATAGCGCGAAGAGCGCGAACGTTACGGGAAAGAGCAGCACGGCCCATCCGCCGGAAGCCACGAAGCCGCCGCCCGGAATCCATAGCCCGACGCCGGCCGCTTTCATTGCGGGTGGCATCCCGAAGATGGTCGGGAGCAGCCCGAGGATGCACATCGCGAGGTAGATGAGAAGTGTGCGGCGCTGACGGGCGGCGGTTATCGGCCCTTTGACCGCATCGCGGCTGATGAACTGCTGGACGACTTCATGAGCTGCAACGGCCATGGCTGTCCTCCGGGGAATCTATCGCGGGCACTGCTCGATTTGCGCGAGATTGGAATCGTGGCCGGGTCCGAAATGGGCGCGCAGACCATAGGCGCCGCCTGCTACGAGCGCAATCTCGAGTATCGCCACGACGGCTGCCCATCGAACTCCCAAACGCGGCCGCGACTTTCGCTGAGGCGCGATGCTGTTCAGACGCCATTCAGTGGCCGAGTTATTCGGTGTCGCGGAAGCGGCAATTCCGAAAAACCGCTTGATTCCGTCCAGGCCAATCAGCACCTGACCCAGAATGAAGGCCGCGAGCGCGCAACAGGGCACAGTCTCTAGCTCCTTCCAACTACGCTCATATAAACGAAGGGGAAAATCAAATCTGCGAATGGGCAACACACCGAGTTTTCTGCTATCGGATGTGACACCACGGAGGAACTCGAATGACAGGGCCCGAGAGAGTGATGGTGCCGGGGGCGCCGCGGATCGCCGTGGAACGTATCGGCGCGGGGCCGCCGGCGATTTTCCTGCACGGAATCGGGGGGAACCGCACAAACTGGCGCGATCAGCTTCCCGCATTTAGCCGGGACTTTCACGCAGTCGCGTGGGATGCGCGAGGATATGGCGACAGCGACGACTATGAAGGCCCGCTCGACTTCAGCGATTTCGCCGCCGACCTGCGGCGCGTCCTCGATCACTTCAGTGCGCAACGCGCGCATCTAATTGGGCTCTCGATGGGTGGTGTGATCGCTCTGGACTTTGTCTCACGCTACCAGGATCGCGTCGCGACACTGACCCTGTGCGACTCGTCTCCGGGTTTCGGGTATCTGCCAGAAGCGCGGCGCGCCGAGTTTATCCGGCTGCGGCAGGAACCTCTCCTGGCAGGCAAGGAACCTCGTGACATCGCGCGCGCAGTCGCGCAGTCTCTGCTGGGCAAGAATCCCCGGGCGGGCGTATATGAGCAGTTGGTTGCCAGCATGTCGGCGCTGCACAAGCAGTCTTATCTGAAAACGATCGCGGGGACGGTGAACTATTCGGGAAAATTCGACCTCGAAAAGATTGGCGCGCCAACCCACGTCGTGGTGGGAGAAAAGGACGCGCTCACCCCACCCGCCCTGTCGCGTGAGATGGCGCGGCGCATCCCGAGTTCTCGTCTCACGATCATTGAAGGTGCGGGGCACCTGAGTAATATTGAGCAGCCCGAAGCATTCAACCGCGCCGTGCTCGATTTTCTCATCGAGCATCGGAAGTGATAAATCGGAGCGGACCGCAAGGAGATCGCCCATGGCTGTCGTAAACAACGCTTCGCTGCAAGAATTCAACCTGCCGGGCCTGAACCATCGCACGCTCGCCGGCCCGGAGCACGGGATGAAAGGTCTCGAGGTTTGGGGACAGACCATCGAGGCGGGCGCGGCCACGCCGGTCCATCGTCATGCCTGCGAAGAAGCAATCGTAATTCTTGAGGGATCCGGAACCCTTACCATCGAAGGTCAGGACACGGCCTTTGGTCCGAACTCAACGCTGATAATCCCGGCCGACGTCATTCATCAGATTATCAATACCGGGAACACCAACATGGTCCTGATTGCCGCGCTGAGCACTGCGCCGGTGCAGGTCCGCCACGCCGACAACGCGGCGATGCCGCTGCCGTGGCAAGCGCGGCGGTAAGCTCAACGTCCAACCGCCAATTGTCCTTCGAACCCTGTGACCTTCGTGTTCTAGCGCGGAGGATCGCAACCGATCGATTTCGGACCGCTACGGTAGTCGCTGGCTCTCGATTGGCAGTAGTCCGGGCAAACACTGCCCTTATCTCGGAAGATAGGTTGGAGAGTCGCCGTTATGAGAAGCGTCTGTCTGTGCGGGGTGTTGATACTCTTGGCCTCTTTTGGCCCCGGAGAGGCTTCGGCGCAGGACACTGCCGCCGAGGAGGCGCAACGCCGAGCTATGGTGATGGCGAAGTTGCCGCCGGATGCGGCAAAAGGTTTGTTCGGACTCGAGAGCACGCCGGCGGCGGGGCTGCCGCAGGCGATCGGGTCCTATGACCGCGGCTGTCTAAGCGGCGCTATCGCACTGCCGGCCGACGGGCCGAACTGGCAGGTAATGCGCCCGTCGCGGAACCGGGCTTGGGGCCACCCTGTGCTGATCGGTTTTCTCGAGCGGTTGGCGCAGAAACTGCCGGGCGAGGCCGGTTGGCCCGGGCTTCTCGTCGGTGACATCGCGCAGCCGCGCGGCGGACCGATGCTGACGGGCCACGGATCGCATCAGATCGGGCTCGATGTCGATATTTGGCTGACGCCAATGCCCAATCGGCGGCTCAGTCCGGCCGAGCGGGACCGTATCTCGGCAAAAGACGTTGTCGCGGGGAATGGGAGGGATGTGGACCCGACCGCCTGGACACCGCAGCATCGTCGTCTGCTGGAGTCGGTCGCCCGAGAACCCTTGGTGGAGCGCATTTTTGTCAACCCTGCGATCAAGCGGGCGCTGTGCCGCGAGGGCGGGCCGGAGCGGGCCTGGATGACAAAGATTCGGCCGTGGTGGGGGCACAATTACCATTTCCATGTCAGGCTTTCTTGCCCGAGCGGCAACCCTCAATGTCATAAGCAAGCACCACCGCCGCCAGGCGACGGCTGCGGCAAGGAGCTCGATTGGTGGTTCACGGAAGGGGCGCTGCACCCGCCTCCGTCACTACCAGGCAAACCGCTGCGGCTTGGCAACCTGCCGCCCGCCTGTGCCGCGGTCGTCGCCGCGCCGGCAGGACAAGCGTATTAAGCTTCGGGGTGCTTCTCAAAAAAGCAGTCAGCCCCGGAGTCCTGACGATGCCGGTCAAGCGGCTTTCTGCTCACGATGCGCGACGCGATTCTCACAACCGCACTCTCACGCAACTCGCGAGTACGGCGTTCTGAGCGTGCGGCGCTCCTGGTGGCACTTTATCCGCGAGTTCATGTTCGCGGTTTCATTCGTCCTAAGCAGAAGAGTAGGAGCCAATTATTCGCAGTGTGCCACCCTCTCTTTCACGGCAGCGTCGAACAATTTCGAGCTGGCAATCGCCGTCGCTGTAGCGACGTTCGGAATCGATAGCGGTGCGGCTTTCGCCGCGGTCATCGGCCCGCTCATTGCGGTCATCGGCCCGCTCATTGAGGTTCCGGTTATGATCGACTTGGTGGTTCTGTCCTACTAGTGGGTCAAGGGCAGCATGTTCGAGGACCGCACCTCAGGTTATCCGCATCGTCCCGCACCGTCCGCGATCAAATCAGAGCTCCTCGTTCAGATGCTCCAACACGCAGCGCGCGCTCTTTCATCATGGCGAAGAACACCGGGACCAGAATCAGCACATGAATGGTCGATGTAATCATGCCACCCACGATCGGGGCCGCAATGGGCTTCATCACGTCGGAGCCGATGCCGCTCTCCCACAGAATGGGCGCTAAGCTCAGCATCACCACCGCCACTGTCATCAGTTTCGGCCGTAGACGCTGCACGGCGCCCTCGATGGTCGCCGCTTCGATGTCCGCATCGGTCACCACTCCCGCCGAGATCTTCTTGTCCAGCGCCTCGTGCAAATAAATCACCATCACCACTCCGGTCTCGACCGCGATTCCGAACAGCGCAATGTATCCGACCCACACCGCCACGCTGAAGTTGAAACCCATCAGGTATTGCAGGAGCAGGCCGCCGGTCATCGCGTACAGGCACGGGAAAATCAATACCGCGGCTTCGGTTGCCGAATGAAACAGCATATATAGGAGAACGAAGATCACGCCGAACACGATGGGCATGATGTAGGAAAGGCGCCTGCGTGCGCGCAGCTGGAACTCATACTCGCCCGACCACTTCAGAGCGTACCCCGAGGGTAATTGTAGTTTTTTGTCGAGCACCCGCTGCGCCCGCGCTACGTAACCACCATAGTCGCTGGTGGCCAAATCGATATACACATACCCAGTCAAGCGGCCATCTTCGTCGCGGATCATGGAGGGGCCGGGGCTGAGTTCGACTTTCGCGACCTCACCCAGAGGTATTTGTGCTCCGGTTGGTGTCATGATCAGCACGGCCCTGAGTGCGTCCAGGTCGTTGCGGTAGTCCTGCAGGTAGCGGACGTTGATCGGATATCGCTCACGTCCCTGCACCGTGGAAGCGATATTGTCGCCGCCTATACCGGAGCTGATCGCCATCTGGACGTCATCCACGGTGAGTCCGTAGCGTGCCGCCGACTGACGATCCACGGTGATGTTGATGTAGAAGCCCTGCGATACACGCTCGGCGAAAACCGCGCGGGTGCCCTCGACCGGAGTGAGAATTTCCTCGATCGTTGAGCCGATCCGCTGGATCTCTCCGATGTCGGGGCCCTGCACCTTGAGGCCGACCGGAGTCTTGATGCCGGTGAGTTCCATGTCGAGCCGGTTCTCAACCGGCATCGTCCAGCTGTTCGACAGGCCCGGAAACCTGAGTTGGCTGTCCATTTCAGCGATCAGATTTTCGTACGACATACCCTTGCGCCACTGCTCGCGCGGCTTGAGCATGATGGTGGTGTCATACATGTCGAGCGGTGCGTTGTCCGTTGCGCTGTTGGAGCGCCCTATCGTGCCGAACACACTCTCGACCTCCGGGAACTTGCGGATGATTCGGTCTTGTTTCTGCAGGAGATCGCTGGCTGACGTTATCGAAATTCCGGGGAGCGCCGTGGGCATAAACAGAGCGGACCCTTCATAGAGCGGGGGCATGAACTGGCTGCCGATCTTGAAGGCCAAGGGTAGCGTCACCACGAGAAAAACCATGTTGCCCGCGATCGTCGCCCATCGGTGCCGCAGGCACCACCTGATTACTGGCAGATAGAGCGCCTGAAAGAACCCCGAAACCGGATTGTCTTCTTCGGGTCTCAGGCGTCGACCGCGGATCAGCAGCACCATCAGTACCGGCACGACAGTAATCGCCAGAATCGAGGAAAACGTTATGGCCAGCGTCTTGGTGTCTGCCAGGGGGCGAAACATTCGCCCTTCCTGCGATTCCAGGAGGAAAACCGGCAGAAACGACACCACGATGATCAGCAGCGAATAGAAAAGCGGGCGTCCGACCTGCTTGGCTGCTCTCAGCAGCAAACGCTGCCGTTCGGGCTCGTCTACCTTTTCGCCAGTCATGTGCGCTTCGTGCTGCCGTTCGGAGAGGTGCCGGTAGCCGTTCTCGACCATCACGATCGAGGCGTCGACCAGCACACCTATCGCAAGCGCCAAACCGCCGAGCGACATGATGTTGGAGCTGACCTGGAAGTAGTACATCGGGATGAAGGTCGCGAGCACCGCCAGCGGGAGCGTCAAAATCGGAATCAGCGCCGAACGGATGTGGAACAGGAAGACGATGATCACGAGACTCACGATGATCGCTTCCTCAATCAGATCCCGCTTCAAGGTGTCGATTGAAGCCTGGATCAATCCCGCCCGATCGTATCCGGAAACGATTTCAACGCCTGGCGGAAGGCTTCTTTTGACTTCGGCGATTTTTGCCTTGATGCCATTGATCACGTTGAGCGCGTTCTGACCGTAGCGCATCACGACAATGCCGCCGACCGCCTCGCCTTCTCCATTCCATTCCGAGACGCCCTCGCGAAGATCGGGCCCATAGGAAACGACCCCAAGGTCGCGGATGAGTACGGGCGTGCTATTGTTAGTCGCGACCGAGATGTTCTCGATGTCATCCAGCGACTTGATGTAACCAAGGCCGCGCACCAGATAGTCGGCGCCCGTCATTTCAAGCACTCGCCCTCCAACCTCGTTGTTGCTCGCCCGAATCTTGTCGATCACCATTTGTAGGGGGACATGCAACGCAAGCAGGCGGTTGGGATCCAGCTTGACTTGATATTGCCGGACAAATCCGCCGATGGTCGCCACTTCGGCAACACCCGGTACGGTTTCGAGCGCATAGCGGACCTGCCAATCCTGCAGACTTCTCAGGTCCGCAAGATTGAGGTTGTGGCGTCGATCAATCAGCAAATATTCGTAAACCCATCCGGCTCCAGTTGCGTCCGGCCCAATGACTGGATGCACGCCGCTTGGAAGGCTGCCTTCCAGTTGCTGCATGTACTCGAGCACCCGGCTTCGCGCCCAGTAGATGTCGGTACCATCCTCGAACACCACGAAGACGTACGAATCGTTGAACATGGTCTGCGCGCGAACCGCTTTCACATGGGGCGCGGCTAGCATCGCTGTTACGATCGGATAAGTGACCTGATCCTCGATAATGTTCGGCGGCTGCCCCATCCACTCGGTGTGGATGATAACTTGAACGTCTGAGATATCTGGGAGCGCATCGAGCGGAATCTGGTTCAGGGACCAGATTCCACCGAACACCAGCGCTGCAACCGCGATAAAGACCAGAAAGCGATTTTCGTTGCACCAATCGATGGTTCTTTCGATCATCGTACCCGCTCCTCACATCGCCATCGGGCCGGACACCGAAACGTTGAACTGCTTTCCGGCGATTGCCTGACCTCCCTTGCTGGCGCTCACCGTCACCTGCCAGGTCCCGCCGCTTTGCAGATCGATGGTGCCAGTGTAAGTTCCGCTCCCCTGTTCGGTGAGATTTGACTGCGCCTTCATCGCCGCCATTCCCATGGCGGGCATCGCTGCCATGTAGAACGTGACTGAAACTTGTGCACCTGAAACAGGTTTCTCCGAGCTATCCGTGACCACTACGGTCAGTTTGTTCTTTCCTCGAGCGGTCGGATTCGGATCGCTGGTCAAAACCGCGTTTGCACTCGGACCCTGGCCCTGAGGTTGCCCTGCCGCCGAGCTCACACCGGGCGGAGGCGGCGCATATGAACCCGCCGCGGCCTGAAGCTGACTCTCGGAGTCGATGAGAAAGTTCGCCGAGCTGACGATCCGCTGCCCCGGGCTGAGGCCCTTTAGCACTACGAAGCTTCGGTTTAGGTGCGCTCCCAATTCAACCTCGACCGGGGTCAGGTAGCCGTCCCCGCGATCGACAAAAACCACGTTGTGAGTCCCGGTGCGGAACACTCCGCAGTCGGGAATCACCAGTCCCCGCCCGAAGTGGGGAGCGATCGCTATATTGACGTACATGCCGAGCTTGAGGAGCCGCTCCGGATTGTCAAAGCTGCATCGCACCCGAGCGG is part of the Candidatus Binataceae bacterium genome and harbors:
- a CDS encoding alpha/beta fold hydrolase translates to MTGPERVMVPGAPRIAVERIGAGPPAIFLHGIGGNRTNWRDQLPAFSRDFHAVAWDARGYGDSDDYEGPLDFSDFAADLRRVLDHFSAQRAHLIGLSMGGVIALDFVSRYQDRVATLTLCDSSPGFGYLPEARRAEFIRLRQEPLLAGKEPRDIARAVAQSLLGKNPRAGVYEQLVASMSALHKQSYLKTIAGTVNYSGKFDLEKIGAPTHVVVGEKDALTPPALSREMARRIPSSRLTIIEGAGHLSNIEQPEAFNRAVLDFLIEHRK
- a CDS encoding cupin domain-containing protein; this encodes MAVVNNASLQEFNLPGLNHRTLAGPEHGMKGLEVWGQTIEAGAATPVHRHACEEAIVILEGSGTLTIEGQDTAFGPNSTLIIPADVIHQIINTGNTNMVLIAALSTAPVQVRHADNAAMPLPWQARR
- the mepA gene encoding penicillin-insensitive murein endopeptidase; translated protein: MAKLPPDAAKGLFGLESTPAAGLPQAIGSYDRGCLSGAIALPADGPNWQVMRPSRNRAWGHPVLIGFLERLAQKLPGEAGWPGLLVGDIAQPRGGPMLTGHGSHQIGLDVDIWLTPMPNRRLSPAERDRISAKDVVAGNGRDVDPTAWTPQHRRLLESVAREPLVERIFVNPAIKRALCREGGPERAWMTKIRPWWGHNYHFHVRLSCPSGNPQCHKQAPPPPGDGCGKELDWWFTEGALHPPPSLPGKPLRLGNLPPACAAVVAAPAGQAY
- a CDS encoding CusA/CzcA family heavy metal efflux RND transporter, whose protein sequence is MIERTIDWCNENRFLVFIAVAALVFGGIWSLNQIPLDALPDISDVQVIIHTEWMGQPPNIIEDQVTYPIVTAMLAAPHVKAVRAQTMFNDSYVFVVFEDGTDIYWARSRVLEYMQQLEGSLPSGVHPVIGPDATGAGWVYEYLLIDRRHNLNLADLRSLQDWQVRYALETVPGVAEVATIGGFVRQYQVKLDPNRLLALHVPLQMVIDKIRASNNEVGGRVLEMTGADYLVRGLGYIKSLDDIENISVATNNSTPVLIRDLGVVSYGPDLREGVSEWNGEGEAVGGIVVMRYGQNALNVINGIKAKIAEVKRSLPPGVEIVSGYDRAGLIQASIDTLKRDLIEEAIIVSLVIIVFLFHIRSALIPILTLPLAVLATFIPMYYFQVSSNIMSLGGLALAIGVLVDASIVMVENGYRHLSERQHEAHMTGEKVDEPERQRLLLRAAKQVGRPLFYSLLIIVVSFLPVFLLESQEGRMFRPLADTKTLAITFSSILAITVVPVLMVLLIRGRRLRPEEDNPVSGFFQALYLPVIRWCLRHRWATIAGNMVFLVVTLPLAFKIGSQFMPPLYEGSALFMPTALPGISITSASDLLQKQDRIIRKFPEVESVFGTIGRSNSATDNAPLDMYDTTIMLKPREQWRKGMSYENLIAEMDSQLRFPGLSNSWTMPVENRLDMELTGIKTPVGLKVQGPDIGEIQRIGSTIEEILTPVEGTRAVFAERVSQGFYINITVDRQSAARYGLTVDDVQMAISSGIGGDNIASTVQGRERYPINVRYLQDYRNDLDALRAVLIMTPTGAQIPLGEVAKVELSPGPSMIRDEDGRLTGYVYIDLATSDYGGYVARAQRVLDKKLQLPSGYALKWSGEYEFQLRARRRLSYIMPIVFGVIFVLLYMLFHSATEAAVLIFPCLYAMTGGLLLQYLMGFNFSVAVWVGYIALFGIAVETGVVMVIYLHEALDKKISAGVVTDADIEAATIEGAVQRLRPKLMTVAVVMLSLAPILWESGIGSDVMKPIAAPIVGGMITSTIHVLILVPVFFAMMKERALRVGASERGALI